TATATTTTGAGAATTCATACTACTTAAAGCTTGATTTTGTACTGCTTTTATATCCATAGCAATTGCCTCAAAATTAGTTTAACACTAAATATAACCCTTTTATAGATTAGAGACAACCCTAATCTATAAAAGGGAGGAGATAAAACCTCCCTTTAAAATTATCTAAGAAGTTGTAAAACCATTTGAGGAACTTGGTTTGATTGAGCAAGCATAGCAGTACCAGATTGCATAAGTATTTGATATTTAGTAAAGTTAGACATTTCTTCTGCCATATCAACATTTCTAATTCTTGATTCTGCTTCTTGAGTGTTAATTCTTTGTGTTTGATTATTTGATATTATCTTTTCAAGTTCTATTTGGTATGAACCTACTTGTGCATTTAAGTTGTCTAATGCTTTTATTAAATTATCAACTGTCTGAACAGAAGCATTTGCTTTTGATTGGGCAGTAACATCTATAACATAACCTGTACCTGTACCAATAGCAACAGCTGAAGCAGCTGTACCTGTTGAACCTGCAGCAGCACCTGCAAATCCTATAGCTAATGTTAATTCTTGATTTGTTCTTCCTCCATAATGTATTACAAAGGAAGCTTTTCCTACACCACTAACCGATCCATTAGCAGCATTAACTACACCACTTCCGAAAATTTTTAAACCATTAAATTCTGTATCTGAGAATATTTTGTCAATAGCATCTACTAAATGATTTATATCCTGTTGTAGTTGTGCTCTTGCATTTGAATCTAAAGTATTAGACGCTTGAATAGTTTTAGATTTAATATCATTTAAAATATTGTAAACTTCTGTTAATGAACCTTGAGCTATTTGGGCTATTGATACCCCATCTTGTGCATTTCTTGTTCCTTGGTTTAAAGAAACTGCATAAGTTTTCAACTGATCTGCAATATAAAGTCCTGCAGCATCATCTGCTGCTCTGTTAATTCTGTAACCACTAGCAAGTCTTTCAAGTGACTTGTTTAAGTTGTATTCTGTTTTTCTTAAATTGTTTAGGGTGAAATCTGATTGGTAGTTGTAATTAATTCTTAAAGCACCCATTTTTATTACCTCCTAAATTTAAATTTGAGGTTTATTATCGGAGGTGATAAAAATTTTTTTAGGTTAAATTTTTATAAAATTCAAAATAAGGTTTTAATGAAGGAATATCTGTTTTAATTGTTTTTATAGAGTCAATAAGTAGTTTCTTATCTTGAGTCTTAATATTTTCTAAGAAATATAAAATATAAATAAGTTTTACTAATAAATGTTTTATTGTACCTGATATTAAAGTATAAGTTACCATATCTTTTTCTTGTAATTTTTTTAAATTATTAAAAATTTCATAATAATTTTCTAAAGCTATTTCTATGTTTTTTGAAAACAAGATGGCTTTTAGTTTTTCTTCAAAATCATTTATAAAGTTTTCTAAATTTTTTATAAAGTCTTCTTTTTTAATTTTAAAAAATTTATCATATTCATTTGATGTTGTATTTAAAATAGTTTTAATAACTTCATCTTTATTTATATTTTGAAGTTTTATATTTTTAAATTCATAAATAAAATCAGTACCTTCTATTTTTGCTCCTCTTGATATATTAATAAATTTTCTTTCTTTATTAAAACTTTTTATTACAGTTTCTAAATTATTCTTTGCCCATATTAAAATGTCATCTATATAAACTTTGTCCTGAATGTTTCCTTCAACTTGTTTATAATGATCAAATTTCCTTTCTTCTATTTTTTTTCCATATATTGTTCCTGTGGCATGTTTTTTTTCTAAAGATAAATATCCCATATCAACGCCTACAAAATAAAAATTCTCAAAACCTAAGAATAAACCAAGACTTAATGCAGTATTAACAACTGTAGGAGAAATATTTATAGGATGACATAAAGGGTTTAATAAAAACTGAGTAATTGCATCTGTTCTTGGAAATAAGTAAGCATCTTTATATAATAATACTAATTCGTATGGTACAACATCAGCAGCAAGTAAAGTTATTTTTTTCCTATAATCTTCTGGCAAATCTGAAAATAATGAAACCCTAAATTTAGGTCTTTCAAGTTCTATTTGAAAATCAGGGACTATCCCTTCTTTATAAAGTTTATGAATAGCTGTTCCACATGAAAAAACAATAGCATTATCTTTATTTTCTTTTATAAAATCAATAGTTTCATCTAAGGAAGGTCCAGAACCTACTATTATTAAATTAGTTCCTTTTTGTAAAGGTAATGGTTTATATATATATGGAATTTTATGCTTAAGATTTTCATATACATGAACTAAAGCTTCTTTTTCATCATCATAATAGCCCCATCCTTTTAAAGCAAGGGTTACTGATTCTTCTAAAAGTTTTTCAAATTCTTCTTTTTTTTCTTTATTCTCATTATTTATTGAAATTTTTAAAAAGGTTATTGCATTAACAGGACTAAACTCATTAAAAGAGGTAATTAATCCTTGTTTTATTTTATCTTTATTATCTCCTATTATTAAAAATATCTCTTTTTCTTGATATAGATTTTGCCAATCAACAAAATATAAGCTTACAAAAAAGTTATAAATATTAGGTTCAAAAACTAAAAGATATTTAAAAGATATATCCTCTTTTAATATATTTATAACATTTCCAGTACCTAACCCATTTAAAAAAACTAAAGGTATTTTTTTATAATTTTTAATTTTTTCTATTAAATTTTCCCTTGAAAATATATTAGATAAAACTTTATCCCATGTTTCAATAATAGAATCATGAATCCAATCTCTTTTTAAATCTTTAGCCTTTTCAGCAGCAAATGAAGGTATTGTTATTAGTTCTAAATTTTTTGCCAATTTATTTTTCAACTGACTAATACTTTCAGAATACTTATAGTTTTGTGATTCTATATTTACAATATTTTCTTTTGTTTTATTTATTTTTAAAAAAGATGGATTTATATCTTTAATTAGTTTATATATACTTGGTTTTTCTTTTTTGAAAAATTTTAAATTTTTTTTAAAAAGTTTAGTATCCATATTTACCTTCTTTGAGAGATAAAGATATTTTCATTATCGGAAGAAATAATATTTTATAAAGAGGGAGGGAAACCTCAATAGCTATCTCAAACTATTGAGGCATTATTTTTATTAAACATTCATCAGGATTTACTTTATCTCCTTCTTTTACATAAACTTCAACAACTTCACCATCTATAGGAGCATGTATTTCATTTTCCATTTTCATAGCTTCTACTACCAATAAGACATCTCCTTTTTTAACCATATCTCCAATTCCTACTTTAAGGGAAACTACTGTTCCTGGCATTGGAGAAGATACATCTCCAACATCAACTGCTTTTGGTCTTCCTGTTATAGTTGATGTTTCAGGCAACCCTTCAAATGTTTCTCCTACTTTTATTTCTCTGATAGGTTTAACAAGTACTTCTTCTAATCTTCCATCTATTCTAATAAAGTAAGGTTTACCTTCTTCTATAGGATTACCTACACCTGCTATCTGAATATGATATTGCTCTCCATGGAGAGTAACATTAAACTCTATTGGAGCTGTATCACATTCTTGTTTTTCTGAAAGTTCCTCAATTTGAGGAGGTAATGCTTCTCCTCTTTCATAAGCTTCTCTCCATTCAAAAAACTCTTTTGCAACTGATGGGAATAAGCAATAAGATAATACATCTTCAGGAGATTTAGCTCCTGCTTCGTAAGCTTCTTTTGTACATTTATCTAATTCTGGTTCTAATAAATCTGCAGGTCTTACCTGTATAATTTCTTCATCACCTATTATTTTTCCAATTATCTCTGGTTTAATTGGAGCTGGTGGTCTACCATATAAACCTTTTACATAGTCTTTTACTTCTTTTGTTACTACTTTATATCTTCCTCCTTGTAATACATTTAAAAGTGCCTGAGTTCCTACTATTTGTGAAGTTGGAGTAACAAGTGGAGGATATCCTAAGTCTTCTCTAACTCTTGCAACTTCTTTTTTAACTTCATCTAATTTATCAAGGGCATCATTTTCTTTAAGTTGAGCAATAAAGTTTGACATCATTCCACCAGGAATTTGATGTATAAGAACTTCTGAATCTGGCCATTTTTCAGCTGTATCATATTTTTTATATTTTTTTCTAACTTCTTTTAGATATTCTGCAACTTCTTCAATTATATTTAAATCTATATCAACTTGATATCCAAACTCTTTTAAAACATATGCCATTGTTTCTGCAGCTGGATGAGCAGTTAGCCAAGACCAAGTAGAAACATCTGTATCTATAATATCTACCCCTGCTTCAACAGCTTTCAAACAAGACATTTCTGCCATTGCTGCAGTTGTTTGTGCATGTAAATGTACTGGTAGTTTAATCTCATCTTTTAAAGTCTTAACAAGCTCATAAGCAACTTTTGGAGAAAGTATTCCTGCCTGATCTTTTATAGATATTATATCTACACCTAAATCTTTAAGCTGTTTTGCAACATTTACATAATATTCAATAGTATGAACAGGACTAATTGTATAAGATAGTACTCCTTTTACTGTTTTCCCTTTTTCTTTTGCAACAGATATGGCAACTTCCATATTCCTAACATCATTTAATGCATCAAATATTCTAAAAACATCAATTCCATTATCTGCTGCTTTTTTTACAAATTCTTCAACAACATCGTCTGGATAATGTCTATAACCTACAAGATTTTGGCCTCTAAGAAGCATTTCTAAAGGTGTATTAGGAGCTACTTCTTTTATTTTTCTTAATCTTTCCCATGGATCTTCTTTTAAATATCTAAGACATACATCAAAAGTAGCACCACCCCATACTTCAAGAGACCAAAATCCTGCTTTATCTAATTTTTCTGCTGCTGGAAGTAAATCCTCTGTCCTAACTCTTGTAGCAAGTAAACTTTGTTGTCCATCTCTTAATGTAACATCTGTAAAATTAATTTTTTTTGTCATAATTTAACTCCCTTTGTAAATAATACTTTCAGGAAAACTTCTTATATTATACAATATTTCCTTTAAATTAATTTTATGCCAAAAAATGAATTTTGTTTTTTAGAAAAACTGCCGAAATAAAAGAAATGATTAACATTTTAGAATTTATAAAATATGATAAGAAATATTTATTTTGACAAGCTTTTATTTATTATCTTCCTTATTTTAATAATAATAGGTATTGTTTTTGTTTATAGTGCTTTATCTACATACCAACTTTATTCTTCGAACTCTTCAATTATTATAAAAAAAGAAATATTAATAACTTCTCTTGGATTTTTAATTATCATTCTTACTTATTTACTGCCTATATCATTTTGGAAAAAAATAGCATACCCTTTAACAGTTTTGACAATTTTGCTACTAATACTTGTTTTATTAATTCCAACATCAGGAGTTAAAAGGTGGATAAACTTAGGATTTATGAATTTTCAACCTTCTGAACTTGCTAAACTAACTACTATTTTATTTTTAGCTACATTTATAGATAGAAAAAAAAATGAAGGTTTAAATAATTGGTCTAAGTTATTAACTGCTTTCTTGGTTCCTTTTTTAATATCCTTTTTGATTTTAATAGAACCTCATAAGGGTGCTGCAGGTTTTATCATATTAATAGCTTTGCTAATAATAGGTAGCTCTTATTTTTCTTTAAAAAAGATACTAGCTATATCTTCTATACCTATAATTATTCTTGTTTTTTATATAAAAAATTCCGAATATGCAATGAAAAGAATTAATGCTTTTTTAAATCCTATGGGAGGCAGTGAAAACTCTCATCAAGTTTTCCAGTCTCTTCTTGCTTTTGCTAAAGGTGGTATTATAGGAGATGGAATAGGAGCAGGAACTCAAAAACTTTTATATTTACCAGAAATACATACAGATTTTATTTTTGCATTAATAGGAGAAGAAACAGGATTTATAGGATGTTTATTTGTTATATCTTTATTTATACTTCTGCTTTTTAGAGGAATCTATATATCCTTAAATAGAAGAGATACTTTTACACAGGTTTTAGGAGTTGGAATTACATATATGATAGTTGTACAAGCAGCAATTCATATTCTTGTTAATGTTGGCTTATTTCCACCAACTGGTTTTACACTTCCTTTTGTAAGTTATGGAGGTTCTTCATTTTTAATAGAATGTATATCAGCAGGAATATTACTTAAAATCTCTAAAGAACCTATAAAATCCATATTTTATGGTGAATAATGAGTAAAAAAGTTTTTATAGCTGGTGGTGGTACTGGAGGTCATTTTTATCCTGCTTTGGCAACTTCAAAATATTTAGCAGAAAAAGGATATGAGATTTTTTATTTTGGTACCAAATATGGGATAGAAAAAGATAAAGATTTTGTAGGTAAAAAATTTTTATATGATATAAAAGGAATTAGAGGGAAAACTGGCAAAATAAAATCATCTTTTAAGCTTTTAAAAACTGCTTTTGAGATTAAAAAAATAATAAAAAAAGAAAAACCTGATTTTGCAATATGTTTTGGTGGATATACTTCAGTTCCTCTTGGAATTGCTTCAAAATTAACAAATACACCTTTATTTATACATGAACAAAACTCTATTCCTTCTTATACAAATTTATTACTTTCAAAAATAGCAAAAAAAATTTTTATAACATTTGATTACTCTTTTAAATATTTTCCTAAAAATAAGACAGTGAAAACTGGCTTACCGATAAGAAAGTCTGTAAAAGATAGATTAAATCTTAAAAAAGAAGAGGCAAGAAAGATTTTAAGTTTAGATAATAGAAAAATTGTTCTTATTTTTGGTGGAAGTCAAGGAGCAAAGAGATTAAATGAGCTTGCTGTAAATATTGCTAAAAATTATTCAAATTTATTAGTAATAAATATATTTGGAAAATCAGATTATAATGAAGAATTACCAAATTTAATAAAATTTCCATATTATGAAGATATGGGGCTTTTATACAAAGTATCAGATATTGTAATAAGTAGATCAGGCTCTGGTACTGTAAATGAGTTAATAGCTTTTGGAAAATATTCTATTTATATTCCTTATCCTTATGCTGCATCAGATCATCAGTTTTATAATGTAAAATGGCTTGAGGAGAAAGGATTATCAAAGGTTTTAAGAGAAAACCAGCTAAATAAATTTTTTGAAATTTTTGATAATATTTTAAAGCTTGATATAACAAATTTTGAGGATAAAATAAAACAGTTTTCTATACTAAATGCAGAAGAAAGAATTTACAAAGAGATAGAAAAAGTATTATGAAAATATTAGAAGATATAAATCTTTCAAACTTTTCAACAATAAAAATAGGTGGTAAAGCAAAGATTATTTATTTTCCTGAAAATATTGAAGATATTCAGTTTTTAATAAAAAAATCCCAAGATGAAAATAAAAGATTAATACCCGTAGGTATTGGTAGTAATATAGTTTTTAAAGATGGAATTTTAGATTATATTTTTGTTTCTACAAAAAGGTTAAAAAAGTTAGAAATAAAACAAAGAAAAGATACTTTTTTCATAAAAGCACAAGCAGGAGTAAGTTTTAAAGAAATAGTATCTATTGTGAAAAAATTTAATCTTGAAGGATTTGAAAATTTATCAGGAATACCTGCATCAATTGGTGGTGCTACTGCTATGAATGCAGGAGCTTTTGGAAGTGAGATTTTTGATATTTTACAAGAAATAAAATGGATTGATAATAATGGAAATTTACATATATCTAAAAAAGAGGAAATAGATTATAGCTATAGAAAAACCCAGTTTCAAAAAGAAGGTTTTGTTTATGAGGTAATTATCGTTTTAAAAAAAAGTAATAAAAATATTTCTGAAATTATAAAAAAACATCTTTTAGAAAGAAATAAAAAACAACCTTTAAATCTTCCAACTATTGGTTCAACTTATAAAAATCCAGAAGGTAGTTTTGCAGGACTACTACTTGAAAAAGCAGGATTTAGAGGAAAAAGAATAAATGATATAGCTTTCTCAGAAAAACATGCAAATTTTTTGGTTAATTATGGTAATGCAAACTTTAAAGATTTAATGAATTTACTTGAATTAGCCGAAAAAAAGGTTGAAAGTCAATTTAATATCAAATTAGAAAGGGAAATAAGAATAATTGAGTAAAAAAAATATAAAAATAGCTTTATTATATGGAGGATTTTCAAAAGAAAGAGAAATATCTATAAAAACTGGAAAAGCAGTTGAGAATGCATTAAAAAGGCTAGATTATATCTTTAAAGTTTTTGATCCTATAAATAGAGAAAATTTCATAAAAGAAATAGTTTCATACAAACCAGATTTAGCATTTATAGCTTTACATGGAAAAGGTGGAGAAGATGGTCAAATTCAAGCATTACTTGAGTTTTTAAACATAAAATATACTGGTTGTGATTTTAAAACAAGTGCTATATGTATGGATAAAAAATTAACAAAGAAAATATTATCAACCTATAATATTCCTGTTCCAAAAGATTATAACTTAGAAAACTTAAAACTTCCTGCAGTTTTTAAACCAAAAGAAGAAGGTTCATCTATTGGTGTTTATATAGTAAAAGATAAAAATCAGTTAAAAGAAGTTTTAAACAAAATAGAAAATTTAGATGATTATCTAATTGAAGAATACATAGAAGGTAGAGAATTAACAGTTAGTATATTAAATGGAAAGGTTTTACCTATTATTGAAATAAAAACCCAGTCAGGATTTTATGATTTTGAAAATAAATATATCTCAAATGAGACTCAATATTTATGTCCTGCTCCTTTAACTAAGAATTTAGAAGAAAAAATAAATGATATATCTTTAAAATGTTATAACTATCTAAATTGTAAAGGTGCAATTAGAGTAGATATAATTCTATCAAAAGATAATAATCCTTTCGTACTTGAAATAAATACTATTCCGGGAATGACAGATCATAGTCTATTACCAAAAGCAGCAGCTTATGTAGGTATTTCATTTGATAATCTTGTAGAAAAGATTATAGAGGGGGCTTTAAATGAAAAAAAAGACTAAACTTTTAATTCTTATCTCTTGGATTATTACAAGTTCCGCATTTGGATATTTTTTACCGACAATACCAATATTTAAAGATTTAGTAGGAATTAAAGTTGTTAAAGTTAAAGGTTATAAAAATTTAAAAAAGGAAGATATAAAAGAGTTTTTTTCAAATCAAAACTGGTTTTTCTTAAATTCTGAAGAAGTAAAAAATAAGATTTTAAAAAAATATCCAGATATAAAAAAAATAGATATAAAGAGATATTTTTTTGGCGAAGTTTATCTTTATATATGGGAGAGAGAACCTTTTGCAGTAGTTTATCATAATAAACAAAAATATATAATTGATAAAGATGGAGTAAAACTACACAATAAATATAATACAAAGAATTTACCACTTATATATATCTATGATAAAGATATACTCTTAAATAAAGATAAAGTTCAAGCAATTTTAGACTTAAATAATAAATTAAAAGATTATTTAAAATTAAAAAAGATTATTTATAAAGGTAAAATTATAACTTTTAAAACAATAGATGATAAAATAATTATATTTAATATGAATAATATTGATTCTCAGATGGAAAAATTTAAAAAATTTATAAAAAATGTAAATTTAGCTGAATTTAAATATTTAGATTTCAGTTTTGACTCTATGGTTATAGCAAGGAGATAAGCCATGAAAAAAAATAGTATACTTGTATCTATAGATGTAGGTACAAGCAAAACTACAGCTTTGGTAGGAGATTTTGATGAAGTTGGAGAATTAAATATTGTAGGACTTGGAATTTCTGAAACAGAAGGAATTGAAAAAGGAACAATTATTAATCCAAATTCTGTAGTTAAGAGTATAAAAAAAGCCTTAAAAGATGCAGAAAAAGTATCTGGAGTTGGAATAAATAGTGCAGTTGTAAACTTATCAGGTCCAAATTTAGAATATCAAAATATATCAGAGTCTTTAACTTTTGGAACAAATCAAAAGGAAATAGATGAGGTAGATATAGCTTTATTAATCGAAAAAGTAGAAGAAAAAATAAATAAAGATCAGTATAAAATAATTCATATAATACCAAAAAGATATATTCTTGATGATGAAAATGAAGTTTTAGATCCAAAAGGTTTTATAGCATCTAAAATAGTAGGTGAATTTCATGTAATACTTATAAAGAATAACTCTTACATAAATTTCAAAAGAGTTATAGAAGCTTCAGGTGTAAATGTTTTAAATTTTGTAGTAAATCCAGTAGCCTCTGCAATGGCTACTTTATATCAAGAAGAAAAAGATATGGGAGTGCTTCTATTAGATATAGGTGGAGGTACGACAGATATAGCTGTTTTAAAAGATAGTAGTTTTGAGTTTGTAGGAAATATTCCAATAGGTGGAAATAGAATAACCTTAGATATTGCCCATAGATTTAGAATTCCAAAAGAGGAAGCAGAAGAGTTAAAGTTAGAATATGGTCTTGCTACAGTAGATGCATTAATAGAAGATATGGAAATAGAAATAAATCAGATAGGCAGTGAAGATACAGCTACAATTAGCCAATATGAACTTGTTGATACTATAGAAGCAAGATTGGAAGAAATATTTAGCTTGGTGAAAAAGGAAATAGAAGCAGTAGGGTTTTTAGATAAAATAAATGGAGGAGTTGTAATCACAGGCGGAGTTGCTAATACTCCTTATATTAAGGAACTTGCTTATAGAGTTTTTAATACAGATGTTAGAATAGGCAAACCAAAAGATTATAGAGGATTTAGTGATAGATTAAATAGTCCTGAGTTTTCTACTTCTATAGGTATATTACTTTTTAAAAGAAATTATTTTAGTTTGAAAACAAATTCTACATCCTTAGAGAAAGAAAGTGATATATTAAATATATTTAAAACTTTAGTAGAAAAAATAAAAAGTCTTTTTTAAAGAGGGTACTAAAATGGAAAATTTTAATTTTGATGCAAAAAATCCTTCTAAAATAAAAGTTTTTGGTGTTGGTGGTGGAGGTAGTAATGCAGTTTCAAGAATGTATGAGGAAGGACTTCAAGATGTAGAGCTTTATATAGTAAACACAGATTTACAACATTTAAACTCATTACCAGTTCCTAATAAAATCCATATTGGTGAAACAGTAACAAGAGGGCTTGGAGCTGGTTCCAAACCTGAAGTTGGTGAAGAAGCAGCAAAAGAAAGTTTAGAAGCAATAAAAGAAGCTTTAGAAGGCTCAGATATGGTATTCGTTGCTGCAGGGCTTGGAGGTGGTACCGGAACAGGTGCAACACCTGTAATAGCTCAAGCAGCTAAAGAGCTTGGAATATTAACTGTTGCAGT
The Hydrogenothermus marinus DNA segment above includes these coding regions:
- a CDS encoding flagellin, producing MGALRINYNYQSDFTLNNLRKTEYNLNKSLERLASGYRINRAADDAAGLYIADQLKTYAVSLNQGTRNAQDGVSIAQIAQGSLTEVYNILNDIKSKTIQASNTLDSNARAQLQQDINHLVDAIDKIFSDTEFNGLKIFGSGVVNAANGSVSGVGKASFVIHYGGRTNQELTLAIGFAGAAAGSTGTAASAVAIGTGTGYVIDVTAQSKANASVQTVDNLIKALDNLNAQVGSYQIELEKIISNNQTQRINTQEAESRIRNVDMAEEMSNFTKYQILMQSGTAMLAQSNQVPQMVLQLLR
- a CDS encoding motility associated factor glycosyltransferase family protein, which encodes MDTKLFKKNLKFFKKEKPSIYKLIKDINPSFLKINKTKENIVNIESQNYKYSESISQLKNKLAKNLELITIPSFAAEKAKDLKRDWIHDSIIETWDKVLSNIFSRENLIEKIKNYKKIPLVFLNGLGTGNVINILKEDISFKYLLVFEPNIYNFFVSLYFVDWQNLYQEKEIFLIIGDNKDKIKQGLITSFNEFSPVNAITFLKISINNENKEKKEEFEKLLEESVTLALKGWGYYDDEKEALVHVYENLKHKIPYIYKPLPLQKGTNLIIVGSGPSLDETIDFIKENKDNAIVFSCGTAIHKLYKEGIVPDFQIELERPKFRVSLFSDLPEDYRKKITLLAADVVPYELVLLYKDAYLFPRTDAITQFLLNPLCHPINISPTVVNTALSLGLFLGFENFYFVGVDMGYLSLEKKHATGTIYGKKIEERKFDHYKQVEGNIQDKVYIDDILIWAKNNLETVIKSFNKERKFINISRGAKIEGTDFIYEFKNIKLQNINKDEVIKTILNTTSNEYDKFFKIKKEDFIKNLENFINDFEEKLKAILFSKNIEIALENYYEIFNNLKKLQEKDMVTYTLISGTIKHLLVKLIYILYFLENIKTQDKKLLIDSIKTIKTDIPSLKPYFEFYKNLT
- the oadA gene encoding sodium-extruding oxaloacetate decarboxylase subunit alpha — its product is MTKKINFTDVTLRDGQQSLLATRVRTEDLLPAAEKLDKAGFWSLEVWGGATFDVCLRYLKEDPWERLRKIKEVAPNTPLEMLLRGQNLVGYRHYPDDVVEEFVKKAADNGIDVFRIFDALNDVRNMEVAISVAKEKGKTVKGVLSYTISPVHTIEYYVNVAKQLKDLGVDIISIKDQAGILSPKVAYELVKTLKDEIKLPVHLHAQTTAAMAEMSCLKAVEAGVDIIDTDVSTWSWLTAHPAAETMAYVLKEFGYQVDIDLNIIEEVAEYLKEVRKKYKKYDTAEKWPDSEVLIHQIPGGMMSNFIAQLKENDALDKLDEVKKEVARVREDLGYPPLVTPTSQIVGTQALLNVLQGGRYKVVTKEVKDYVKGLYGRPPAPIKPEIIGKIIGDEEIIQVRPADLLEPELDKCTKEAYEAGAKSPEDVLSYCLFPSVAKEFFEWREAYERGEALPPQIEELSEKQECDTAPIEFNVTLHGEQYHIQIAGVGNPIEEGKPYFIRIDGRLEEVLVKPIREIKVGETFEGLPETSTITGRPKAVDVGDVSSPMPGTVVSLKVGIGDMVKKGDVLLVVEAMKMENEIHAPIDGEVVEVYVKEGDKVNPDECLIKIMPQ
- a CDS encoding FtsW/RodA/SpoVE family cell cycle protein is translated as MIRNIYFDKLLFIIFLILIIIGIVFVYSALSTYQLYSSNSSIIIKKEILITSLGFLIIILTYLLPISFWKKIAYPLTVLTILLLILVLLIPTSGVKRWINLGFMNFQPSELAKLTTILFLATFIDRKKNEGLNNWSKLLTAFLVPFLISFLILIEPHKGAAGFIILIALLIIGSSYFSLKKILAISSIPIIILVFYIKNSEYAMKRINAFLNPMGGSENSHQVFQSLLAFAKGGIIGDGIGAGTQKLLYLPEIHTDFIFALIGEETGFIGCLFVISLFILLLFRGIYISLNRRDTFTQVLGVGITYMIVVQAAIHILVNVGLFPPTGFTLPFVSYGGSSFLIECISAGILLKISKEPIKSIFYGE
- the murG gene encoding undecaprenyldiphospho-muramoylpentapeptide beta-N-acetylglucosaminyltransferase; protein product: MSKKVFIAGGGTGGHFYPALATSKYLAEKGYEIFYFGTKYGIEKDKDFVGKKFLYDIKGIRGKTGKIKSSFKLLKTAFEIKKIIKKEKPDFAICFGGYTSVPLGIASKLTNTPLFIHEQNSIPSYTNLLLSKIAKKIFITFDYSFKYFPKNKTVKTGLPIRKSVKDRLNLKKEEARKILSLDNRKIVLIFGGSQGAKRLNELAVNIAKNYSNLLVINIFGKSDYNEELPNLIKFPYYEDMGLLYKVSDIVISRSGSGTVNELIAFGKYSIYIPYPYAASDHQFYNVKWLEEKGLSKVLRENQLNKFFEIFDNILKLDITNFEDKIKQFSILNAEERIYKEIEKVL
- the murB gene encoding UDP-N-acetylmuramate dehydrogenase, producing MKILEDINLSNFSTIKIGGKAKIIYFPENIEDIQFLIKKSQDENKRLIPVGIGSNIVFKDGILDYIFVSTKRLKKLEIKQRKDTFFIKAQAGVSFKEIVSIVKKFNLEGFENLSGIPASIGGATAMNAGAFGSEIFDILQEIKWIDNNGNLHISKKEEIDYSYRKTQFQKEGFVYEVIIVLKKSNKNISEIIKKHLLERNKKQPLNLPTIGSTYKNPEGSFAGLLLEKAGFRGKRINDIAFSEKHANFLVNYGNANFKDLMNLLELAEKKVESQFNIKLEREIRIIE
- a CDS encoding D-alanine--D-alanine ligase, which translates into the protein MSKKNIKIALLYGGFSKEREISIKTGKAVENALKRLDYIFKVFDPINRENFIKEIVSYKPDLAFIALHGKGGEDGQIQALLEFLNIKYTGCDFKTSAICMDKKLTKKILSTYNIPVPKDYNLENLKLPAVFKPKEEGSSIGVYIVKDKNQLKEVLNKIENLDDYLIEEYIEGRELTVSILNGKVLPIIEIKTQSGFYDFENKYISNETQYLCPAPLTKNLEEKINDISLKCYNYLNCKGAIRVDIILSKDNNPFVLEINTIPGMTDHSLLPKAAAYVGISFDNLVEKIIEGALNEKKD
- a CDS encoding cell division protein FtsQ/DivIB, coding for MKKKTKLLILISWIITSSAFGYFLPTIPIFKDLVGIKVVKVKGYKNLKKEDIKEFFSNQNWFFLNSEEVKNKILKKYPDIKKIDIKRYFFGEVYLYIWEREPFAVVYHNKQKYIIDKDGVKLHNKYNTKNLPLIYIYDKDILLNKDKVQAILDLNNKLKDYLKLKKIIYKGKIITFKTIDDKIIIFNMNNIDSQMEKFKKFIKNVNLAEFKYLDFSFDSMVIARR
- the ftsA gene encoding cell division protein FtsA, which gives rise to MKKNSILVSIDVGTSKTTALVGDFDEVGELNIVGLGISETEGIEKGTIINPNSVVKSIKKALKDAEKVSGVGINSAVVNLSGPNLEYQNISESLTFGTNQKEIDEVDIALLIEKVEEKINKDQYKIIHIIPKRYILDDENEVLDPKGFIASKIVGEFHVILIKNNSYINFKRVIEASGVNVLNFVVNPVASAMATLYQEEKDMGVLLLDIGGGTTDIAVLKDSSFEFVGNIPIGGNRITLDIAHRFRIPKEEAEELKLEYGLATVDALIEDMEIEINQIGSEDTATISQYELVDTIEARLEEIFSLVKKEIEAVGFLDKINGGVVITGGVANTPYIKELAYRVFNTDVRIGKPKDYRGFSDRLNSPEFSTSIGILLFKRNYFSLKTNSTSLEKESDILNIFKTLVEKIKSLF